A region of Salvia splendens isolate huo1 chromosome 17, SspV2, whole genome shotgun sequence DNA encodes the following proteins:
- the LOC121774441 gene encoding kinesin-like protein KIN-10A, translated as MAPTPSTKSNLSTPSTKANKTPTSKQRLNFTAPQHPVEVIGRIRDHPELKSKLNALQITGDAKSVRVKTEIGYRDFTLDGVSMSEEDDLEGFYKKFVESRINGLKTSQKCTFIINCKFSFLIVYVKLVKLMGKKAKNATYISGNEAGKILKEIQKVEKRRIIIVDVPTVEGRLMLVDMAGSENIEQAGQTGLEAKMQTAKINKGNIALKRVVESIANGDSHVPFRDIKLTMLLQDSFEDDKSKILMILCASPEPRELHKTIATLEYGAKAKCIVRGPHTPVKGAEDSSSAVIMGSRLAALDQFICKLQIENKTREKERNQAQKALARREEEVSLLKRKLALAEQRGVEASEEEINSKVNERTQWMKSE; from the exons ATGGCTCCCACACCTTCAACAAAATCAAATCTTTCGACACCGTCAACGAAAGCAAACAAAACCCCTACATCAAAGCAGCGCCTCAATTTCACGGCGCCACAGCACCCGGTGGAGGTGATAGGCCGAATCCGCGACCACCCGGAACTCAAGAGCAAGCTCAATGCTCTTCAAATCACCGGAGACGCCAAATCCGTGAGGGTAAAGACCGAAATCGGGTATCGGGACTTCACCCTCGACGGCGTCTCGATGTCGGAGGAGGACGATCTCGAGGGCTTTTACAAGAAATTTGTGGAATCGAGGATCAACGGTTTGAAGACGAGCCAGAAATGCACATTCATCAT CAACTGCAAATTCAGCTTCTTAATTGTGTATGTTAAGCTGGTGAAACTGATGGGGAAGAAGGCGAAGAACGCTACGTATATTTCGGGGAACGAGGCTGGGAAGATACTGAAGGAGATTCAGAAAGTGGAGAAGAGAAGgatt ATAATTGTTGATGTTCCGACTGTTGAAGGACGCCTCATGCTTGTGGATATGGCGGGCTCCGAGAATATAGAACAAGCCGGTCAGACCGGATTGGAAGCGAAGATGCAG ACAGCAAAGATCAACAAAGGCAACATAGCACTGAAGAGAGTGGTTGAATCGATTGCAAATGGTGACTCTCATGTTCCGTTTCGTGATATCAAGTTAACAATGCTTCTGCAG GATTCTTTTGAGGATGATAAATCGAAGATTTTGATGATACTATGTGCCAGCCCTGAACCAAGGGAGTTGCATAAAACTATTGCCACCTTAGAATATGGGGCAAAGGCAAAGTGCATAGTTCGAGGTCCTCATACACCGGTTAAAGGCGCGGAAGATTCATCGTCTGCTGTTATCATGGGGTCGAGGCTAGCAGCTCTGGACCAGTTCATCTGCAAGTTACAGATTGAGAACAAAACTCGGGAAAAAGAGCGAAATCAGGCCCAAAAGGCGCTAGCAAGGAGAGAAGAAGAAGTGTCTTTGCTGAAGAGAAAGCTTGCTCTAGCAGAACAAAGAGGAGTTGAGGCAAGTGAAGAGGAGATAAATTCGAAAGTAAATGAACGTACGCAGTGGATGAAGAGCGAGTAG